Proteins from a genomic interval of Eschrichtius robustus isolate mEscRob2 chromosome 18, mEscRob2.pri, whole genome shotgun sequence:
- the LOC137751846 gene encoding LOW QUALITY PROTEIN: transformer-2 protein homolog beta-like (The sequence of the model RefSeq protein was modified relative to this genomic sequence to represent the inferred CDS: deleted 1 base in 1 codon), which yields MSQFKIKMPAKNHGTKMELGTSGGDSSEQNYGERESRSASRSGSAHGSGKSARHTPVRSHSKEDSRRSRSKSRSRSESRSRSRRSSRRHYTRSRSRSRSHRRSRSRSYSRDYRRRHSHSHSPISTHRRHVGNQANPDPNCCLGVFGLSLYTTERDLREVFSTYGPTADVSIVYDQQSRRSRGFAFVYFENVDDAKEAEERANGMELDGRRIRVDFSITKRPHTPTPGIYMGRPTYGSSRRQDYYNRGYDRGYDDRDYYSRSYRGGGGGGGGWRAAQDRDQIYRRWSPSPYYSRGDTDHVPDLDHTHLVAIKA from the exons CACGTCGGGCGGCGACAGCAGCGAGCAGAACTACGGCGAGCGG GAATCCCGTTCTGCTTCCAGAAGTGGAAGTGCTCATGGATCTGGGAAATCTGCAAGGCATACCCCTGTAAGGTCTCACTCCAAGGAAGATTCCAGGCGTTCCAGATCAAAGTCCAGGTCCAGATCTGAATCTAGGTCTAGATCTAGAAGAAGTTCTCGAAGGCATTATACAAGGTCACGATCTCGGTCCCGCTCCCATAGAAGATCCCGTAGCAGATCTTACAGTAGAGATTATCGAAGACGGCATAGCCACAGTCATTCTCCCATTTCTACTCACAGGCGTCATGTTGGGAATCAGGCAAATCCTGATCCCAACTGTTGTCTTGGAGTATTTGGATTGAGCTTATACACTACAGAAAGAGATCTAAGAGAAGTGTTCTCTACATATGGCCCAACTGCTGATGTGTCTATTGTATATGACCAGCAGTCTAGACGTTCAAGAGGATTtgcctttgtatattttgaaaatgtagaTGATGCCAAGGAAGCGGAAGAGCGTGCCAATGGAATGGAGCTTGATGGACGTAGGATCAGAGTTGATTTCTCTATAACAAAGAGACCACATACCCCAACACCAGGAATTTACATGGGGAGACCTACCTATGGCAGCTCACGCCGTCAAGATTACTACAACAGGGGATATGATCGAGGCTACGATGATCGGGACTATTACAGCAGGTCATacagaggaggaggtggaggaggaggaggatggagagcTGCTCAAGACAGGGATCAGATATACAGAAGATGGTCACCTTCTCCCTACTATAGTCGTGGA GATACAGATCACGTTCCAGATCTCGATCATACTCACCTCGTCGCTATTAAAGCATGA